CCGGAGTTCGTGATCGGCGCCCATCTGGAGCCCGCGTACACCGTCGGCGGCGACAACTTCGACTGGAGCACCGACGGCAGCCGGCTCACCATGACGGTCACCGACGGCATGGGCCGGGGCATCGACGCCTCGCTGCTCACCAGCGTGACGGTGGGCGCCCTGCGCAACGCCCGCCGGGCCGGTGTGAGCCTCTCCGACCAGGCGCGCCTCGCCGACCAGGCCGTGTACGCCCAGTTCGGCGGCAAGGTGTACGCCTCGACCCTGCTGCTCCGCTTCGACCTCGCGACGGGCACCGTCCAGGCCGTCGACGCGGGCTCGCCCCGCCTCTACCGCCGCCGCGGCGACACGGTGAAGCAGATCGAACTGGAGGCACAGCTCCCGCTCGGCATGTTCGAGGAGACGGCCTACGAGGAGCAGATCTTCTCCGTACGACCCGGTGACCGGCTCGTGGCGGTGAGCACCGGCGTCCACGGGGCCCGTTCACCGCAGGGCGCCCTGTTCGGCGAGGACGCGCTGCGCCGGGCGCTCGACGCGGCGCCGACACAGGCTCCGCAGGAGGTCGCGCGCTCGGTGGTGGCGAGCCTGGTCGAGCACTTCGGCAGCACCGACCTGACCGCCGACGCGGCCGTGGTCTGCCTGGACTGGAACGGGCGCGGCGCCGACGCGTCGTGAGGCGCGCGCTCACCCGTCCTCGTCGGGCGGCGGATCCCGGAGCGACGTGACGAACGCCCGCAGACCCTGCTCCAGGGCCGCGCGGTCGTCCGGTTCCATCCCCCGTACGACCTCGGTCAGCGCCCGGGACCGGAGCTCGGCCACCTCGGCGAGCACATCCCAG
This window of the Streptomyces sp. N50 genome carries:
- a CDS encoding PP2C family protein-serine/threonine phosphatase: MNAVSTSESLPSVESELRSAPPNALVETARRLLGDRAGARDVALLLADYGLRVLRPVDPLPDTAEPLSAYDGPAGQAFTVQTPVVEPAEDATATVYVPVTVRGDRLGVLSARVPAAGADAAGVRGLAEFATALGHEIATAERDTDLYLLTRRTRRLTLAAEMQWQLLPGRGCGLPEFVIGAHLEPAYTVGGDNFDWSTDGSRLTMTVTDGMGRGIDASLLTSVTVGALRNARRAGVSLSDQARLADQAVYAQFGGKVYASTLLLRFDLATGTVQAVDAGSPRLYRRRGDTVKQIELEAQLPLGMFEETAYEEQIFSVRPGDRLVAVSTGVHGARSPQGALFGEDALRRALDAAPTQAPQEVARSVVASLVEHFGSTDLTADAAVVCLDWNGRGADAS